Proteins co-encoded in one Lagopus muta isolate bLagMut1 chromosome 25, bLagMut1 primary, whole genome shotgun sequence genomic window:
- the ACLY gene encoding ATP-citrate synthase isoform X1, with protein sequence MSAKAISEQTGKEFLYKYICTSSAIQNRFKYARVTPDTDWARLTQDHPWLLSERLVVKPDQLIKRRGKLGLVGINLTLDQVKVWLKQRLGQETTIANAKGILKNFLIEPFVPHKQEEEFYVCVYAAREGDYVLFYHEGGVDVGDVDAKAQKLLVAVDEKLNESDVKKHLLQHAPADKKDILASFICGLFNLYEDLYFTYLEINPLVVTKDGVYILDLAAKIDATADYICKVKWGDVEFPPPFGREAYPEATYIADLDAKSGASLKLTILNPKGRIWTMVAGGGASVVYSDTICDLGGVNELANYGEYSGAPSEQQTYDYAKTILSLMTREKHPEGKILIIGGSIANFTNVAATFKGIVRAIKDYQGPLKEHEVRIFVRRGGPNYQEGLRVMGEVGKTTGIPIHVFGTETHMTAIVGMALGHRPIPNQPPTAAHTANFLLNASGSPSTPAPSRTASFSESKPDDIAPAKKAKPTAPLDSVPAPRPGAGKATTLFSRHTKAIIWGMQTRAVQGMLDFDYICSRDEPSVAAMVYPFTGDHRQKFYWGHKEILIPVYKNMSDAMRKHPEVDVLINFASLRSAYDSTVETMNYPQIRTIAIIAEGIPEALTRKLIKAADKKGVTIIGPATVGGIKPGCFKIGNTGGMLDNILASKLYRPGSVAYVSRSGGMSNELNNIISRTTDGVYEGVAIGGDRYPGSTFMDHVLRYQDTPGVKMIVVLGEIGGTEEYKICRGIKEGRITKPVVCWCIGTCATMFSSEVQFGHAGACANQASETAVAKNQALKEAGVFVPRSFDELGEVIQSVYQDLVAKRVIEPAEEVPPPTVPMDYSWARELGLIRKPASFMTSICDERGQELIYAGMPITEVFKEEMGIGGVLGLLWFQRRLPKYACQFIEMCLMVTADHGPAVSGAHNTIVCARAGKDLVSSLTSGLLTIGDRFGGALDAAAKVFSKAFDSGIIPMEFVNKMKKEGKLIMGIGHRVKSINNPDMRVQILKDYVKQHFPATPLLDYALEVEKITTSKKPNLILNVDGFIGVAFVDVLRHCGSFTREEADEYIDIGALNGIFVLGRSMGFIGHYLDQKRLKQGLYRHPWDDISYVLPEHMTM encoded by the exons ATGTCAGCCAAAGCCATCTCTGAGCAGACGGGGAAGGAGTTCTTGTATAAGTACATCTGCACGTCCTCTGCCATCCAGAACCGCTTCAAGTATGCCCGCGTCACCCCGGACACCGACTGGGCACGGCTCACCCAGGACCACCCCTGGCTGCTGAGCGag CGTTTAGTGGTGAAGCCAGATCAGCTGATCAAGCGGCGTGGGAAGCTGGGGCTGGTTGGAATTAACCTCACACTGGATCAGGTGAAGGTTTGGCTCAAGCAGCGTTTGGGCCAAGAAACCACG ATTGCTAATGCAAAGGGAATCCTGAAGAATTTTCTGATTGAACCCTTCGTCCCCCACAAACAG GAGGAAGAGTTCTATGTCTGCGTTTATGCTGCCCGGGAGGGAGACTATGTCCTCTTCTACCACGAGGGAGGTGTGGATGTGGGAGATGTTGATGCCAAAGCTCAGAAACTGCTTGTAGcagtggatgaaaagcttaatgAGTCAGACGTGAAGAAGCATCTCCTGCAGCACGCACCAGCAGATAAAAAGGA catcTTGGCTAGCTTCATCTGTGGCCTGTTCAATCTTTACGAAGATCTGTACTTCACGTACCTCGAGATCAATCCATTAG tCGTGACTAAGGATGGTGTCTACATCCTTGATTTGGCTGCAAAGATCGATGCAACTGCTGACTACATCTGCAAAGTGAAATGGGGGGATGTGGAGTTTCCCCCTCCCTTCGGCAGGGAAGCCTACCCAGAGGCAA CCTACATTGCTGATCTGGATGCAAAGAGCGGAGCCAGCTTGAAACTTACTATTCTCAACCCTAAAGGCAGAATCTGGACCATGGTGGCTGGTGGTGGTGCCTCTGTGGTTTACAG TGACACTATTTGTGACCTGGGGGGTGTGAATGAACTGGCAAACTATGGCGAATACTCAGGAGCCCCAAGTGAGCAGCAGACCTATGACTATGCCAAGACTATTCTCTCCCTCATGACTCGAGAGAAACACCCTGAAG gCAAAATCCTGATCATTGGAGGCAGCATTGCTAACTTCACCAACGTTGCAGCCACTTTTAAG gGCATTGTTAGAGCAATTAAGGACTACCAAGGCCCTCTGAAAGAGCATGAGGTGAGGATCTTTGTGCGGAGAGGAGGCCCGAACTACCAGGAAGGATTGCGTGTCATGGGAGAAGTTG GGAAGACCACTGGGATCCCCATCCATGTCTTTGGCACAGAGACTCACATGACTGCGATTGTGGGGATGGCGCTTGGCCATCGACCCATCCCCAACCAACCACCCACtgcagcccacactgccaaCTTCCTCCTCAATGCCAGCGGCAGCCCATCG ACTCCAGCACCAAGCAGAACAGCTTCTTTCTCTGAATCCAAACCTGATGATATTGCTCCAGCCAAGAAGGCAAAGCCTACAGCACCTCTTG ATTCAGTCCCAGCTCCACGACCCGGTGCAG GTAAAGCTACAACCCTGTTCAGCCGTCACACCAAAGCCATCATCTGGGGAATGCAGACGCGAGCTGTGCAGGGGATGCTGGACTTTGATTATATCTGCTCCCGGGACGAACCTTCCGTAGCTGCCATGGTTTATCCATTCAC TGGTGACCACAGGCAGAAGTTCTACTGGGGCCACAAGGAAATCTTGATCCCAGTCTACAAGAACATGTCTGATGCCATGAGGAAGCACCCAGAGGTGGATGTTCTCATCAACTTTGCGTCTCTACGCTCTGCTTATGACAGCACTGTGGAGACGATGAATTATCCACAG ATCCGCACCATTGCCATCATTGCTGAGGGCATTCCAGAGGCACTGACACGGAAGCTGATCAAAGCAGCTGATAAAAAAGGAGTCACCATCATCGGGCCTGCAACT GTTGGTGGGATCAAACCAGGTTGCTTCAAAATAGGCAACACGGGAGGCATGCTTGATAATATCTTAGCATCAAAACTGTACCGTCCTGGCAGCGTGGCTTATGTTTCAAGGTCTGGAGGAATGTCCAATGAGCTCAACAACATAATTTCCCGAACCACTGATGGGGTCTATGAAGGGGTGGCCATTGGAGGAGACAG ATATCCTGGTTCAACTTTTATGGATCACGTCTTGCGTTATCAGGATACCCCAGGAGTGAAAATGATTGTGGTGCTTGGAGAG ATTGGAGGCACAGAAGAGTACAAGATCTGTAGGGGTATTAAAGAAGGCCGCATCACCAAGCCAGTGGTGTGCTGGTGTATTGGTACTTGTGCCACCATGTTTTCTTCAGAG GTGCAGTTTGGCCACGCAGGGGCTTGTGCAAACCAAGCTTCTGAAACTGCTGTTGCAAAGAATCAAGCCCTGAAAGAAGCTGGTGTGTTTGTTCCCCGGAGTTTTGATGAGCTGGGAGAGGTCATTCA GTCTGTCTATCAGGATCTTGTGGCAAAAAGAGTGATTGAGCCAGCTGAGGAAGTTCCTCCTCCAACTGTGCCAATGGATTACTCCTGGGCTCGG GAGCTGGGTCTGATCCGCAAGCCGGCTTCCTTCATGACAAGCATCTGTGATGAGAGAGGGCAGGAACTGATCTATGCTGGCATGCCAATCACTGAAGTCTTCAAAGAAGAGATGGGAATTGGAGGCGTTCTGGGCCTGCTCTGGTTTCAAAGGAG GTTACCAAAGTATGCCTGCCAGTTCATTGAGATGTGTTTGATGGTAACAGCAGATCACGGGCCTGCTGTGTCTGGAGCCCACAACACCATTGTCTGTGCAAGAGCTGGAAAAGATCTTGTGTCAAGTCTCACTTCAGGCCTTCTTACTATT GGTGACCGGTTTGGTGGAGCGCTGGATGCTGCAGCTAAAGTgttcagcaaggcctttgacagtGGGATTATCCCTATGGAGTTTGTGAataagatgaagaaagaagggaaactgATCATGGGCATTGGACACAGAGTCAAATCT ATAAACAACCCAGACATGAGAGTTCAGATTCTCAAGGACTACGTGAAGCAGCATTTCCCTGCCACTCCGCTGTTGGATTATGCGCTCGAAGTGGAAAAAATTACAACTTCCAAG aaacCAAATCTTATCCTGAATGTAGATGGCTTTATTGGAGTTGCCTTTGTTGATgtgctcaggcattgtggcTCTTTTACAAG ggAGGAAGCTGATGAATATATTGATATAGGAGCTCTTAATGGCATCTTTGTACTAGGCAGGAGCATGGGATTCATCG GACACTACCTGGATCAGAAGAGATTGAAGCAAGGTCTGTACCGTCACCCGTGGGACGACATCTCCTACGTTTTGCCGGAGCACATGACCATGTga
- the ACLY gene encoding ATP-citrate synthase isoform X2, whose amino-acid sequence MSAKAISEQTGKEFLYKYICTSSAIQNRFKYARVTPDTDWARLTQDHPWLLSERLVVKPDQLIKRRGKLGLVGINLTLDQVKVWLKQRLGQETTIANAKGILKNFLIEPFVPHKQEEEFYVCVYAAREGDYVLFYHEGGVDVGDVDAKAQKLLVAVDEKLNESDVKKHLLQHAPADKKDILASFICGLFNLYEDLYFTYLEINPLVVTKDGVYILDLAAKIDATADYICKVKWGDVEFPPPFGREAYPEATYIADLDAKSGASLKLTILNPKGRIWTMVAGGGASVVYSDTICDLGGVNELANYGEYSGAPSEQQTYDYAKTILSLMTREKHPEGKILIIGGSIANFTNVAATFKGIVRAIKDYQGPLKEHEVRIFVRRGGPNYQEGLRVMGEVGKTTGIPIHVFGTETHMTAIVGMALGHRPIPNQPPTAAHTANFLLNASGSPSTPAPSRTASFSESKPDDIAPAKKAKPTAPLGKATTLFSRHTKAIIWGMQTRAVQGMLDFDYICSRDEPSVAAMVYPFTGDHRQKFYWGHKEILIPVYKNMSDAMRKHPEVDVLINFASLRSAYDSTVETMNYPQIRTIAIIAEGIPEALTRKLIKAADKKGVTIIGPATVGGIKPGCFKIGNTGGMLDNILASKLYRPGSVAYVSRSGGMSNELNNIISRTTDGVYEGVAIGGDRYPGSTFMDHVLRYQDTPGVKMIVVLGEIGGTEEYKICRGIKEGRITKPVVCWCIGTCATMFSSEVQFGHAGACANQASETAVAKNQALKEAGVFVPRSFDELGEVIQSVYQDLVAKRVIEPAEEVPPPTVPMDYSWARELGLIRKPASFMTSICDERGQELIYAGMPITEVFKEEMGIGGVLGLLWFQRRLPKYACQFIEMCLMVTADHGPAVSGAHNTIVCARAGKDLVSSLTSGLLTIGDRFGGALDAAAKVFSKAFDSGIIPMEFVNKMKKEGKLIMGIGHRVKSINNPDMRVQILKDYVKQHFPATPLLDYALEVEKITTSKKPNLILNVDGFIGVAFVDVLRHCGSFTREEADEYIDIGALNGIFVLGRSMGFIGHYLDQKRLKQGLYRHPWDDISYVLPEHMTM is encoded by the exons ATGTCAGCCAAAGCCATCTCTGAGCAGACGGGGAAGGAGTTCTTGTATAAGTACATCTGCACGTCCTCTGCCATCCAGAACCGCTTCAAGTATGCCCGCGTCACCCCGGACACCGACTGGGCACGGCTCACCCAGGACCACCCCTGGCTGCTGAGCGag CGTTTAGTGGTGAAGCCAGATCAGCTGATCAAGCGGCGTGGGAAGCTGGGGCTGGTTGGAATTAACCTCACACTGGATCAGGTGAAGGTTTGGCTCAAGCAGCGTTTGGGCCAAGAAACCACG ATTGCTAATGCAAAGGGAATCCTGAAGAATTTTCTGATTGAACCCTTCGTCCCCCACAAACAG GAGGAAGAGTTCTATGTCTGCGTTTATGCTGCCCGGGAGGGAGACTATGTCCTCTTCTACCACGAGGGAGGTGTGGATGTGGGAGATGTTGATGCCAAAGCTCAGAAACTGCTTGTAGcagtggatgaaaagcttaatgAGTCAGACGTGAAGAAGCATCTCCTGCAGCACGCACCAGCAGATAAAAAGGA catcTTGGCTAGCTTCATCTGTGGCCTGTTCAATCTTTACGAAGATCTGTACTTCACGTACCTCGAGATCAATCCATTAG tCGTGACTAAGGATGGTGTCTACATCCTTGATTTGGCTGCAAAGATCGATGCAACTGCTGACTACATCTGCAAAGTGAAATGGGGGGATGTGGAGTTTCCCCCTCCCTTCGGCAGGGAAGCCTACCCAGAGGCAA CCTACATTGCTGATCTGGATGCAAAGAGCGGAGCCAGCTTGAAACTTACTATTCTCAACCCTAAAGGCAGAATCTGGACCATGGTGGCTGGTGGTGGTGCCTCTGTGGTTTACAG TGACACTATTTGTGACCTGGGGGGTGTGAATGAACTGGCAAACTATGGCGAATACTCAGGAGCCCCAAGTGAGCAGCAGACCTATGACTATGCCAAGACTATTCTCTCCCTCATGACTCGAGAGAAACACCCTGAAG gCAAAATCCTGATCATTGGAGGCAGCATTGCTAACTTCACCAACGTTGCAGCCACTTTTAAG gGCATTGTTAGAGCAATTAAGGACTACCAAGGCCCTCTGAAAGAGCATGAGGTGAGGATCTTTGTGCGGAGAGGAGGCCCGAACTACCAGGAAGGATTGCGTGTCATGGGAGAAGTTG GGAAGACCACTGGGATCCCCATCCATGTCTTTGGCACAGAGACTCACATGACTGCGATTGTGGGGATGGCGCTTGGCCATCGACCCATCCCCAACCAACCACCCACtgcagcccacactgccaaCTTCCTCCTCAATGCCAGCGGCAGCCCATCG ACTCCAGCACCAAGCAGAACAGCTTCTTTCTCTGAATCCAAACCTGATGATATTGCTCCAGCCAAGAAGGCAAAGCCTACAGCACCTCTTG GTAAAGCTACAACCCTGTTCAGCCGTCACACCAAAGCCATCATCTGGGGAATGCAGACGCGAGCTGTGCAGGGGATGCTGGACTTTGATTATATCTGCTCCCGGGACGAACCTTCCGTAGCTGCCATGGTTTATCCATTCAC TGGTGACCACAGGCAGAAGTTCTACTGGGGCCACAAGGAAATCTTGATCCCAGTCTACAAGAACATGTCTGATGCCATGAGGAAGCACCCAGAGGTGGATGTTCTCATCAACTTTGCGTCTCTACGCTCTGCTTATGACAGCACTGTGGAGACGATGAATTATCCACAG ATCCGCACCATTGCCATCATTGCTGAGGGCATTCCAGAGGCACTGACACGGAAGCTGATCAAAGCAGCTGATAAAAAAGGAGTCACCATCATCGGGCCTGCAACT GTTGGTGGGATCAAACCAGGTTGCTTCAAAATAGGCAACACGGGAGGCATGCTTGATAATATCTTAGCATCAAAACTGTACCGTCCTGGCAGCGTGGCTTATGTTTCAAGGTCTGGAGGAATGTCCAATGAGCTCAACAACATAATTTCCCGAACCACTGATGGGGTCTATGAAGGGGTGGCCATTGGAGGAGACAG ATATCCTGGTTCAACTTTTATGGATCACGTCTTGCGTTATCAGGATACCCCAGGAGTGAAAATGATTGTGGTGCTTGGAGAG ATTGGAGGCACAGAAGAGTACAAGATCTGTAGGGGTATTAAAGAAGGCCGCATCACCAAGCCAGTGGTGTGCTGGTGTATTGGTACTTGTGCCACCATGTTTTCTTCAGAG GTGCAGTTTGGCCACGCAGGGGCTTGTGCAAACCAAGCTTCTGAAACTGCTGTTGCAAAGAATCAAGCCCTGAAAGAAGCTGGTGTGTTTGTTCCCCGGAGTTTTGATGAGCTGGGAGAGGTCATTCA GTCTGTCTATCAGGATCTTGTGGCAAAAAGAGTGATTGAGCCAGCTGAGGAAGTTCCTCCTCCAACTGTGCCAATGGATTACTCCTGGGCTCGG GAGCTGGGTCTGATCCGCAAGCCGGCTTCCTTCATGACAAGCATCTGTGATGAGAGAGGGCAGGAACTGATCTATGCTGGCATGCCAATCACTGAAGTCTTCAAAGAAGAGATGGGAATTGGAGGCGTTCTGGGCCTGCTCTGGTTTCAAAGGAG GTTACCAAAGTATGCCTGCCAGTTCATTGAGATGTGTTTGATGGTAACAGCAGATCACGGGCCTGCTGTGTCTGGAGCCCACAACACCATTGTCTGTGCAAGAGCTGGAAAAGATCTTGTGTCAAGTCTCACTTCAGGCCTTCTTACTATT GGTGACCGGTTTGGTGGAGCGCTGGATGCTGCAGCTAAAGTgttcagcaaggcctttgacagtGGGATTATCCCTATGGAGTTTGTGAataagatgaagaaagaagggaaactgATCATGGGCATTGGACACAGAGTCAAATCT ATAAACAACCCAGACATGAGAGTTCAGATTCTCAAGGACTACGTGAAGCAGCATTTCCCTGCCACTCCGCTGTTGGATTATGCGCTCGAAGTGGAAAAAATTACAACTTCCAAG aaacCAAATCTTATCCTGAATGTAGATGGCTTTATTGGAGTTGCCTTTGTTGATgtgctcaggcattgtggcTCTTTTACAAG ggAGGAAGCTGATGAATATATTGATATAGGAGCTCTTAATGGCATCTTTGTACTAGGCAGGAGCATGGGATTCATCG GACACTACCTGGATCAGAAGAGATTGAAGCAAGGTCTGTACCGTCACCCGTGGGACGACATCTCCTACGTTTTGCCGGAGCACATGACCATGTga
- the KLHL11 gene encoding kelch-like protein 11 encodes MSDKMAAAAASPQPQPGPGPPAAEEEGGGPRGGGADGEAEAEEFGCPAHCSDLAWRQNEQRRHGLYCDITLAFGGGRPGAAREFHEFRAHRSVLAAATEYFAPLLSGGFAESRSGRVELQKWSSEGGPDPDTVEAVIGFMYTGAIRVGPGNVHEVLEMADRFLLTRLKEFCGEFLKKKLNLSNCVAVHSLAHMYSLSQLALRAQDMIRRNFHRVIQDEEFYTLPFHLIRDWLSDSEITVDSEEVLFETVLKWVQRNPEERERYFEELFKLLRLSQMKPTYLTRHVKSERLVSSNEACVRLVSDAVESHALRSENLQSGNLQHSACPAALLPRFGQNMDVIMVIGGVSEGGDYLSECVGYFIDEDRWVNLPHIHNHLDGHAVAVTESYVYVAGSMEPGFAKTVERYNPNRNIWEQVSNLITRKHSFGLTEVKGNLYSIGGHGNFSPGFKDVAVYNPEQDKWHNLESAPKILRDVKAVSVEDRFVYVAARTPVDSDSEDGLRAVIIRYDAETRQWQDVESLPLIDNYCSFQMSVANTNFYHTASCCPKSYPIDNEEAKVKISGRASDEILESLPPEVLSIEGAAICYYKDDVFIIGGWKNSDDIDKQYRKEAYRYCAERKRWMLLPPMPQPRCRATACHVRIPFRCLQGTQRYPMPQNLMWQKDRIRQMQERQMQEIHRHSLSLRRMPRSQIEC; translated from the exons ATGTCGGACAAGATGGCGGCGGCCGCGGCCTCCCCTCAGCCGCAGCCCGGGCCCGGCCCGccggcggcggaggaggagggcggcggcccgcggggcggcggggcggacGGGGAGGCGGAGGCGGAGGAGTTCGGGTGCCCGGCGCACTGCTCCGACCTGGCCTGGCGGCAGAACGAGCAGCGCCGGCACGGCCTGTACTGCGACATCACCCTGGCGTTCGGCGGCGGGCGGCCCGGCGCGGCCCGTGAGTTCCATGAGTTCCGCGCGCACCGCTCCGTGCTGGCGGCCGCCACCGAATACTTCGCGCCGCTGCTCTCGGGCGGCTTCGCCGAGTCGCGTTCGGGCCGCGTGGAGCTGCAGAAGTGGAGCTCGGAGGGCGGCCCCGACCCCGACACGGTGGAGGCCGTCATCGGCTTCATGTACACCGGCGCCATCCGCGTCGGCCCTGGCAACGTGCACGAGGTGCTGGAGATGGCCGACAG GTTCCTGCTGACCCGGCTGAAGGAGTTCTGCGGGGAGTTCCTCAAGAAGAAGCTGAACCTCTCCAACTGCGTGGCAGTGCACAGCCTGGCGCACATGTACTCGCTGAGCCAGCTGGCGCTGCGGGCGCAGGACATGATCCGCAGGAACTTCCACAGAGTCATCCAGGATGAGGAGTTCTACACGCTGCCCTTCCACCTCATCAGGGACTGGCTGTCCGACTCGGAGATCACGGTGGACTCCGAAGAAGTCCTCTTCGAGACCGTCTTGAAGTGGGTTCAGAGGAATCCCGAGGAAAGGGAGAGGTACTTCGAGGAACTCTTCAAGCTGCTGAGGCTGTCTCAGATGAAGCCCACGTACCTCACGCGCCACGTCAAATCCGAGAGGCTGGTGTCCAGCAACGAGGCCTGCGTCAGGCTGGTGTCAGACGCCGTGGAGAGTCACGCGCTGAGGTCTGAGAACTTGCAGTCTGGTAACCTGCAGCATTCCGCCTGTCCTGCCGCGTTGCTGCCGCGTTTCGGACAAAACATGGACGTCATTATGGTGATCGGTGGTGTGTCGGAGGGAGGAGATTACCTGAGTGAGTGCGTGGGGTATTTCATCGATGAAGATAGGTGGGTAAACTTGCCGCACATCCATAACCATCTCGATGGGCATGCTGTTGCTGTGACAGAGTCTTATGTTTATGTGGCTGGCTCCATGGAACCGGGATTTGCCAAGACTGTAGAAAGGTATAATCCAAACAGAAATATCTGGGAGCAAGTCTCAAATTTAATAACCAGAAAGCACTCATTTGGCCTTACTGAAGTTAAAGGAAACTTGTACAGTATCGGTGGACATGGCAATTTCAGTCCTGGCTTTAAAGATGTAGCTGTTTATAATCCCGAGCAAGACAAATGGCATAACCTGGAGTCAGCACCAAAGATCCTTCGTGACGTCAAAGCTGTTTCTGTAGAAGACCGGTTTGTTTATGTTGCTGCTCGTACCCCGGTTGACAGTGATAGTGAAGATGGATTGAGGGCAGTTATTATCAGATACGATGCTGAAACAAGGCAGTGGCAGGACGTAGAGTCTCTGCCGCTCATTGATAATTACTGCTCTTTTCAGATGTCAGTTGCAAACACAAACTTTTACCATacagcatcctgctgccccAAGAGTTACCCTATAGATAACGAGGAAGCCAAGGTAAAGATCTCTGGCAGGGCCTCAGATGAGATACTTGAAAGTTTACCCCCGGAGGTCCTTAGCATTGAAGGGGCAGCTATTTGTTATTATAAAGATGATGTTTTCATCATTGGGGGGTGGAAGAACAGTGATGATATTGACAAGCAGTACAGGAAGGAGGCCTATCGCTACTGCGCTGAGAGGAAGCGCTGGATGCTTCTGCCTCCCATGCCTCAGCCTCGCTGTAGGGCAACAGCCTGCCACGTCAGAATCCCCTTCAGGTGCCTGCAGGGCACGCAGAGATACCCGATGCCGCAGAACCTCATGTGGCAGAAAGACAGAATCAGACAGATGCAGGAAAGGCAGATGCAGGAAATACACCGACACTCCCTGAGCTTGCGAAGAATGCCACGCTCACAGATTGAGTGCTGA
- the KLHL10 gene encoding kelch-like protein 10, with translation MVYKIPGVSPEMMKLVIEYAYTRTVSITAENVESLLGTADQFNIMGIIRLCCEFLKSQLCLENCIGICRLTNHYHCPGLRQTAYMFILHNFEELIKVSTEFLDLSIDELTDIIEKDELNVKQEEVVFDAILKWITHDPWQRRQHIPILLSKVRLALMETDHFMNKVKTHDYVKDNSECKPIIISTLTAMYNLSTSNAFLPNCISPLARPRLPYSILFAIGGWSGGSPTNAIETYDTRADKWVNVTCHEESPRAYHGAAFLKGFVYIIGGFDSVDYFNSVKRFDPVKKTWQQVAPMHSRRCYVSVAVLNNFIYAMGGFDGYTRLNTAERYEPETNQWTLIAPMHEQRSDAGATTLYDKVYICGGFNGNECLSTAEVYDAGTDQWTLISPMRSRRSGVGVIAYGNQVYAVGGFDGVNRLRTAEAYSPAANTWRVVPTMFNPRSNFGIEVVDDLLFVVGGFNGYATTFNVECYDEKADEWFDAQDMSIYRSALSCCVVPGLCNVGDYAAKRD, from the exons ATGGTGTACAAAATCCCCGGCGTTTCCCCCGAAATGATGAAACTCGTTATCGAGTATGCCTACACCAGGACAGTATCgatcactgctgaaaatgtggAAAGTTTGCTGGGCACGGCGGATCAGTTCAACATCATGGGCATCATCAGGCTGTGCTGCGAGTTCCTGAAATCACAGCTGTGCTTGGAAAACTGTATTGGCATCTGCCGGCTCACAAACCATTACCACTGCCCTGGCCTGCGGCAGACGGCCTACATGTTCATCCTCCACAACTTCGAGGAGCTGATCAAGGTGTCCACGGAGTTCCTAGACCTCTCCATTGACGAGCTGACAGACATAATTGAGAAGGACGAGCTGAACGTGAAGCAGGAGGAAGTGGTGTTCGACGCCATCCTGAAATGGATCACCCACGATCCCTGGCAAAGGAGGCAGCACATCCCCATCCTGCTCAGCAAG GTCCGGctggcactgatggagacagaCCACTTCATGAACAAAGTCAAAACACACGATTACGTGAAGGACAACAGCGAGTGCAAACCCATCATCATCAGCACTCTGACGGCCATGTACAACCTCAGCACGAGCAACGCGTTTCTCCCCAACTGCATCAGTCCCCTGGCCCGGCCCCGCCTGCCCTACTCCATCCTGTTTGCTATCGGGGGCTGGAGCGGGGGCAGCCCGACCAACGCCATCGAGACGTACGACACCCGCGCGGACAAGTGGGTGAACGTTACGTGCCACGAGGAGAGCCCCCGTGCTTACCATGGCGCTGCGTTTCTGAAAGGCTTTGTCTACATTATCGGAGGATTTGACAGCGTGGATTACTTCAACAGCGTCAAGCGGTTCGACCCGGTGAAGAAGACGTGGCAGCAGGTCGCTCCCATGCACTCCCGGCGCTGCTACGTCAGCGTCGCTGTTCTCAACAACTTCATCTACGCCATGGGGGGGTTTGACGGCTACACGCGGCTCAACACAGCTGAGCGCTACGAGCCGGAGACGAACCAGTGGACGCTGATTGCTCCCATGCACGAGCAGAGGAGCGACGCCGGTGCGACCACGCTGTATGATAAG GTGTATATATGTGGTGGGTTCAATGGGAACGAGTGCCTCTCCACAGCTGAAGTGTACGATGCTGGAACAGATCAGTGGACCTTGATATCCCCAATGAGAAGCAGAAGAAGTGGAGTAGGTGTGATTGCATATGGAAACCAAGTGTACGCG GTAGGAGGATTCGACGGAGTCAACCGGCTCCGCACGGCGGAAGCCTACAGCCCAGCTGCCAACACGTGGCGCGTTGTCCCCACCATGTTCAATCCTCGCAGCAACTTCGGCATTGAAGTGGTGGACGACCTCTTGTTTGTGGTCGGTGGCTTTAACGGATACGCCACGACGTTCAACGTCGAGTGTTACGACGAAAAAGCCGACGAGTGGTTTGACGCTCAGGACATGAGCATCTATCGCAGCGCGCTGAGCTGCTGCGTGGTGCCAGGGCTGTGCAACGTGGGGGATTACGCTGCCAAGAGAGATTAG